Sequence from the Aromatoleum petrolei genome:
TCTTCCACGACGACCAGCACGGCACCGCGATCGTCGTCGGCGCAGCGATCCTCAACGGCCTGCACCTGCTCGGCAAGGATCTGAAGAAGGTCAAGCTCGTCACTTCCGGTGCGGGCGCTGCGGCACTCGCCTGCCTGGGCCTGCTCGAGAAGCTCGGCATCCCGGTCGAGAACATCTGGGTCACCGACCTCGAAGGCGTCGTGTATGAAGGCCGCACCGCGCTGATGGACCCGATCAAGGCGCGCTACGCGAAGAAGACCGAGGCGAGAAAGCTCGCCGAGGTGATCGAGGGCGCGGACGTGTTCCTGGGCCTGTCGGCCGGCGGCGTGCTCAAGCCCGAGATGGTCGCGAAGATGGCAGCGAAGCCGATGATCCTCGCCCTTGCGAACCCGACGCCGGAAATCCTGCCGGAGCTCGTCAAGGAAGTGCGCGACGACGCGATCATCGCGACGGGCCGTTCGGACTACCCGAACCAGGTCAACAACGTGCTGTGCTTCCCCTTCATATTCCGCGGTGCGCTCGACGTCGGCGCGACGACGATCACCGACGAGATGCAGCTTGCCGCGGTGAAGGCCATCGCCGAGCTCGCGCGTGCCGAGCAGAGCGACATCGTCGCCGCCGCCTACGGCGAGAAGGTGTCGGGCTTCGGCCCCGAGTACATCATCCCGCGCCCCTTCGATCCTCGCCTCATCGTCAAGATCGCCCCGGCGGTGGCCGAAGCGGGCATGACCTCGGGCGTCGCAACGCGCCCGATCGCCGACTGGGATGCCTATCGCTCGCAGCTCAACAACTTCGTGTGGCATTCGGGCCTGATCATGAAGCCCGTGTTCGCCGCGGCGCGCGGCCAGAACCAGCGCATCATCTTCGCCGAGGGCGAATCCGAGCGCGTGCTGCGCGCGGTGCAGACGGTGGCCGACGAAGGTCTCGCGCGTCCGATCCTGATCGGCCGCCCGGACGTCGTGAACGCCAACATCGAACGCTTCGGCCTGCGCATGCGTGCCGACCAGGATTTCGAACTGGTGAACCCCGATTCCGATCCCCGCTTCAAGGAACTGTGGACCTACTACCACGGCCTGATGGAGCGCCAGGGCGTATCGATCGAGTACGCGAAGAAGGAAGTCCGCCGCCGCACGACGCTGATCGGTGCGCTGCTGCTGAAGTTCGGCTACGGCGACGGCCTCATCTGCGGCACCTACGGCATGCACCGCCTGCACCTCGACTTCATCGAGAAGGTCATCGGCCGGCGTGAGGGCGTGAGGCACTGCTATGCGCTCAACGTCGTGAACCTGCCCGAGCGCACGCTCTTCCTCGCCGACACCTACATCAACTACGACCCGTCGCCGGAACAGATTGTCGAGATGACCTTGCTGGCGGCGGAGGAGATGTCGCGCTTTGGCATCACCCCCAAGGTCGCGCTGCTATCGCATTCGTCCTTCGGTAGCGCCGATTCGCCGACCGCCGAGAAAATGCGCACCGCGCTGCGGCTGTTGCACGAGCGTCATCCCGAGCTCGAGGTCGAGGGCGAGATGCACGGCGACGCGGCGCTCGACGCCGAGTTGCGCCTGCGCATCTTCCCCAATTCGCGCATGCGCGATGCCGCGAACCTGCTGATCTTCCCGACGCTGGATGCCGCCAACATTGCCTTCAACCTGCTCAAGACGGCGGCGGGTGAAGGCATGACCGTCGGCCCGATCCTGCTCGGTGCAGCGCGTCCGGTGCATATCCTCACGCCTTCGGCCACCGTGCGCCGCATCGTCAACATGACCGCACTGACAGCGGTCGAAGCAGCGCAGCGTCAAATCTGACTCACTGGGCCGTGAAAACGCGGGTGCGGGCCTTTCCCGGCCGGCACCCGCGTGGCAAGATTTTCCCGGTAGTGTCCGCAAGCGACCGGAGGCTCGATGGCTGAAGGCAAGGCTGCGCTGGTACTGACGGGAGGCGGCGCGCGCGCCGCCTACCAGGTCGGTGTGCTGTCGGCGATCCGCGAGATCCGCGGGCGCCAGGCGGGCAATCCGTTTCCCATCCTGTGTGGCACCTCCGCTGGCGGCATCAATGCCGTCGCACTGGCGGTTTTTTCCAGCGATTTCACGCGTGCCGTGCGCATGCTCGTCCGCATCTGGCGGCAATTCCATGTCGATCACGTGTACCGCTCCGACGCCGCGGCGCTGCTTGCGACCGGACTGCGCTGGGCTTCGGCGCTGACGCTGGGCTGGGCCGTGCGCCAGACGCCGCACTCGCTGCTCGACAATTCCCCGCTGCGCAGCCTGCTCGCCGAGGTGCTGGATTTTTCGGCCATCGGCCGCAGCATCGAACAGGGGCACCTGCATGCGGTGAGCGTGGCGGCATCGGGCTATTCGTCGGGCGAGAGCCTGACCTTCTTCGACGCTGCGCCCGAAGTCCAAGCCTGGCGGCGCATGCAGCGGTTGGGCGTGCGCACTTCGATCGGCGTCGACCATCTGCTGGCGACGAGCGCGATCCCCTTCGTGTTCCCGCCGGTGCGCATCAACCGCGAATGGTTCGGTGACGGCTCCATGCGCCAGCTTGCGCCGGTCAGCCCAGCGATCCATCTGGGTGCCGACCGCATCCTCGTGATCGGCTCCGGGCGGCTGGCCGAGGAGGGGCGCCAGCGCTCCGAAGGCTACCCTTCGCTCGCGCAGATTGCCGGCCACGCCTTGTCGAGCATCTTCCTCGACAGCCTGTCTGTGGACCTCGAGCGGCTCCAGCGCATCAACATCACGGCAGGCGCGATGAGTCCCGAACAGCGCGCCGCAGCCGGTATCAACCTGCGGCCGATCGAAACCCTGGTGATTTCACCGTCGCAGCGGCTCGATGCGATCGCCGGCCGCAACCGCGAGAGCCTGCCGCTTGCGCTGCGCACGGTGCTGCGCGGCATCGGTGCGATGCGCCGCGACGGTTCGACGCTGCTGTCCTACCTGCTATTCGAGCCGTCTTTCACGCAGGCGCTCATCGAACTCGGCTACAAGGACACGATGGACCGGCGCGGCGAAGTGGCTGCTTTCCTCCGTGTGTAACGTTCGCCATGTGCGGCGCAGGGTCATCTAAACTATTAGTTTGGACTGACGTGTGACGCGATGTAAGAAATTTTTCGCGGAATACTTCAAAAAGACTTGATATCTGCTTAATTTGCATAAGAATAGTAATGAGACGGATGTTGTTCCCTTCCGTGTTACTTTTGTTTCAGGCCACAACATGAAATTCCGTAATCTGGCGATCGCGATGGTCAGTCTCGCGATGGTGCAGGCGGGCTGGACTCTCCCCGCTTCCGCTGCCACGCGGGCGGACGGGTCCGGTTCGACCGGGACCGTGAGCAAGTCCGTCAAGAAGTCCGCGAAGCGCGCGGTCAGCGCGCCGGCGAAGAAGACGGTGAAGAAGCGCGTGAGCCGCAAGGCGGTCGCGCGCCAGGAAGCGCGCCGCGTCAAGGTGTCGCTGCGTCGTGATGCCGTGATCCCCGAGGCGGCGATCGACAGCGCGCCGCTGCAACTCGACGCCGCCGGCCTACCGCATCTGCGCTCCTCGGCCTTCCTCGTCATGAACCAGAACACCGGCCATGTGATTCTCGAGAGGAAGAGCGATTCCGTGCTGCCGATCGCGTCGATCACCAAGCTCATGACAGCGATGGTCGTGCTCGATGCCGGACAGAGTCTGTCCGAGGAGATCACGATTTCCGAAGGCGACATCGACACGCTCAAGGGCACGGGTTCGCGCCTGTCTTTGGGGACCCGTCTGACGCGGGAGGAGATGTTGCATCTCGCCCTGATGTCGTCGGAAAACCGTGCGGCCTCGGCGCTCGCGCGTCATTATCCGGGGGGCGAGGCGGCGTTCATCGCGGCGATGAACGTCAAGGCGCGCATGATCGGCCTTACCGAAACGCATTTCGCCGATCCGACGGGCCTCACGCCGGAAAACGTCTCTAGCCCGCACGATCTCGCGCGCATGGTTTCGGCGGCGTCGACCTACCCGCTGATCCGCGAATTCTCGACGACGTCCGAGCGTTATGTCCAGATCGGTTCGCGCACGCACCGCTTCGGCAACACCAATTCGCTGGTGCGTAACCCCGACTGGGAGATCGGCGTCCAGAAAACGGGTTATATCCGCGAGGCGGGGCGCTGTCTCGTGATGCAGGCTTGGCTGATGAAGCAGCCGGTGATCATCGTGTTGATGGATTCCGACGGTCGCTACTCGCGCACCGCTGACGCGGTGCGCATCAAGAAATGGCTCGAAGCCGCCGGTCCGCAACGCGTGGCGACGGCAGCGGGCAAGGAAAACATCTGAGTCTGTGCGAGCGCGTGTGCCTCGGCTGCGCTGGGGTGACGTTCAGCGCGCGCTGCGCCTAACGTAGCCCAGGGCGCGGGAAATCTCGTCCGCCGCCTCGCGCACGAGCGGGGCGCGGTCGGGGCTGAAACGTTCCGAGGGGGTGGATACCGACAGGCCGGCGATCAGCTCGCCACTGTCGTCGCGCACGCCGGCTGCGATGCAGCGCACCCCGATTTCCACTTCTTCCAGGTCGAAGGCCACGCCGTGGCGCCGGACCTTGTCGAGCTCCTTCTCGAGCATGCCGATCTCGGTGATCGAGGCCGGCGTGGAGCCGGGCAAGCCGGTGCGCCGTGCGTACTCGCGCACGCGCTCGGAACCGTCCTCGACGAGGAAGAGCTTGCCGGTGGCGGTGGTGTGCAGCGGGGCGCGCGCGCCGACGATGTGCACGACGCGCACGGCGGAGCGGCCGCTGGACGTCCGCTCGACATAGACGATGTCGTCGCCGGCGCGGATGCCGAGATTGACGCTCTCGCCCGTGGCGGCGTGCAGCTTGAGCATCGCCGGCATCGCGGTCTCGCGCAGGGAAATGCGCGACTTGACCAGGCTTCCGAGTTCGAGGAGACGGATGCCGAGGCGGTAGGTGCCCCCTTCTCCGCGCTCAACGAAGCCGCTTTGCGCCATCGCACTCAGGATGCGGTGCGCCGTCGACGGGTGCAGCCCGGTTTCCTGGGCGATCTGCTTGAGCGCGGCCGGGTCCGGGTGATGCGCCAGCACGTCGAGCAGCTTCATCATGCGCTCGACGACCTGGATCGGGTTCTTGGTTTCGGTGGGGGTGTTGGTGCTCACGCGTTCGGGAGGGATTTGCAGTTGCGCGCATTCTAGCCGGCTCGTGGTGATTTCGCCTAGTGAAATGGCGCGGCGCGTGCCGGAATCCCCGCCGTCGCGTCGCTGGAAGCTGCCGCGGGCAGCCGATATACTGAAAAGCGTTGCGCCCGGCGATGCCGGGCATTGTTTTTTTGACGGGTTCGTCTGCGCTGCGCGCGGGCGCGCCTGCGAACCGGATGGCCACCATGAAGCGCTCGAAGGAAGCCGGCACGCCCGGCGATGTCCCCGCACAGGAAGATGCAGCCGACGCGCCGCGCCGCACACTGGGCGTGAAACGGCAGGGCGACGCTCCCGCCGTCGAGGGGCCTCGTCGGGCCGGCGTGCGTGCGCGCTTCCAGCCCGGTTATGCGAAGACCGTCGCCGCGACGCGGGCGCCTGCGGGCGAGGGGCAGGGAAAGGCACGTGGAGGCAAGGCGGGGCGGCCGCCGGAAGCGGAGCGCGCGGAAGGGGCCGGTCGCGGCCGCAAGCCGGAGCGTCCGAAGGCGGCCGGTGTGACGGACATCGAGCGGCGTCCGCGCAGGGATGGCGATCAGCCGCGCACGCCGGCGGCGGACGAGCGCAAAACGCGCAAGCCGGTTGCGCCGACCGACCGTGCGCCTGTCGGCCGTCGCGAGGAGCGCCCCGCGGCCGCACGACCCGCTGTCCGCGCGGAGGCGCCAGCGACGGCCGCTGCGGAAGGGGTGCGCTTATCGAAGGTGATGGCCGAACGCGGTCTGTGCTCGCGCCGCGAGGCCGATGAGTTCATCGAACGTGGCTGGGTGCTCGTCGATGGCCTGTGCGTGTCCGAACTCGGCACCCGCATCGACCCGAACGCGGAGATCACGCTCGCATCGCAGGCGAGCCGACGCCAGTCCCAACGGGTCACGATCCTGCTGCACAAGCCGGTCGGCTACGTGTCGGGCCAGCCCGAACCCGGCTACGAGCCGGCCGTTTCGCTGATCGGTGCGGCCAACCAGTTCGACCGCGACACCGCGCAGCCCTTCGATTTTGCGCATCTCAAGGGCCTGGCGCCGGCCGGCCGCCTCGACATCGACTCGACCGGCCTGCTCGTGCTGACGCAGGACGGCCGCATCGCGCGCCAGCTGATCGGCGACGATTCCGAGGTGGACAAGGAATATCTCGTCCGCGTCGAGGGGGAACTCGACGACCGCGGGCTTGCGCTGTTGAACCACGGCCTCGAGCTCGACGGCCGCAAGCTGCGGCGCGCCAAGGTCGAGTGGATCAACGAGGATCAGTTGCGCTTCGTGCTGCGCGAAGGCCGCAAGCGTCAGATCCGGCGCATGTGCGAACTGGTCGGCCTGAAGGTGGTCGGCCTCAAGCGCATACGGATCGGGCGGGTCCGGCTAGGCGACCTTCCGCTCGGGCAATGGCGCTTTCTCCACGAAGACGAGCGGTTTTGACATCGTCGCCCGCGCCTTCAAGGGCGTGGGCTTGGTCGCCGCGGTGCCGCGACGGCGCCGCGTTGCGCGCTTGAGCGGCAGGCTGGCCGGATCGCTGACCCCGGATTGTTCCGTGAACCAGCCTTTCAGCGGGCAATCGAACCCGTCCGGACAGCCATGCTCGTGGGCGCACTCCTTCTGTGTTTCATCCAGCAGCACCATTTCCCGGACTGCTTCGCAGCGGCCAATGGGAGAGTCGAGGAATGTCATGACGAACTCCTTGAAGCGGTTATGCGGAAAAAGGGAATTCTTGTACTTTTAATCTAGTCAGCATCCGCTCGGCGTGCCTGCTCGAATCGCGCTGAATTGATCTGGCTCAAAAAACCGTGATGAAGAAGTGGTTATTCAGAGCGCAGCGCTTCGACCGCATCGAGGCGTGCCGCACGGATTGCGGGAAGCACGCCGGCGACGAGCCCGATCGCCACCGCGAGAACCTCCGCGATGAGCACGAAATGCCACGGCGTATGGACCGGCAGGGCGGGAACGAGCAAGCCGACGAGCTGGGCGGCACCCGCACCTGCGATCAGTCCGAGCACGCCGCCGATGGCCGCGAGGGCGATGGCCTCGGCGAGGAAGAGGCGCAGGATCGTGGTGCGCCGCGCACCGATCGCGACCAGCAGCCCGATCTCGTTGGTACGTTCGGAGACCGCGATCGTCATGATCGTGACGATGCCGACGGCGCCCACCAGCAGCGAGATGCCGCCGAGTGCGCCGACTGCGGCGGTGAGGATGTCGAGGATATTCGACAGGCGCGCGAGCATGTCTTCCTGCGTCGTGAGCGTGACGTCGTCCTGACCGTGGCGGGCGACGAGCACCTTGCGGATGCCGGCGGCGACCCGCGGGGCCGGTACGGCCTCCTCGTAGGTGACGTTGATCTCCATCAGGCCTTCGCGGTTGTAGAGCGACAGCGCGCGCGAAGTCGGGATGTAGGCGGTGTCGTCGAGGTCGACGCCGAGGAACTGGCCCTTTTCCTCCATCACGCCGATCACGCGGTAGCGTTCGCCGCCAATGCGCAGTCGCTCGCCTAGGGCGTTGGCGCCGCCGAAGAGTTCGTGCTTGAGCTTGGCGCCGAGCACGACGAAGGCGCGCGCGCCGTTGGGGTCGTCGGGCGGGAGGAAACGCCCGACGCGCACGTGCATCGCGAAGATGCGATGCATCTCGGGACCGACGCCGTAAACGCTCGTGCGACGCACGCGGCCCGCGCCCTCGACGTCGGAATTGCCCCACACGATAGGTGTCACGCCGGTGACGTGCGGCACGCGTTCGAGCGCCAGGGCGTCGTCCAGGGTGAGCTGGCGCGCGGTGCTCGGCAGGCCGGGCGGCCCGCCGCGCGTGCCCTGGCGGCCCGGCGTGACCTCGATGATGTTGGTGCCGAACTGCGTGAATTCGTTGAGCACGAAACGGTGCAGGCCCTCGCCGATGGAGGTCAGCAGGATCACCGCGGCAATGCCGACGCCGATGCCCAGCAGCGTGAGGAAGCTGCGCAGGCGGTGGGCGAGCAGCGAGCGCAGCGCGAGCTGGATGAAGTCGCGCAGGCTCATCGGCGGGACAGGGCCTGCACGGGGTCGAGGCGGGCGGCGCGTCGGGCGGGCATCACGCCGAACAGGATGCCGGTCGCGAGGGCCGTGCCGATGCCGGCGAACACGGCCCAGTCCGGTGGCCATGCGGGCAGTACCGGAAAAGCGAGGCGCAGGCCCCACGCGCCGAGGTGGCCCAGCGCGAAGCCGGCGAGTGCGCCCGCGAGCGACAGCAGCGCCGCCTCGGTGAGGAAGGCGAAGCGGATGTTGCGGCCGGTGGCGCCGAGCGCCTTGAGCAGGCCGATCTCGGCGGTGCGCTGCGTGACGGCGACCAGCATCACGTTCATGACGAGGATGCCGGCGACGGCGAGGCTGATCGCAGCGATGCCGGCGACCGCCATCGTCAGCGCGCCGAGGATGCGGTCGAAGGTGCCGAGCACGGCGTCCTGCGTGATTAGCGTGACGTCGAGTTCGCCCTCGCGGCGCAGGCGCATGATGTCCTCGAGCTGCTGCTTCGCCGGCGCGATCGCGTCGCGGCTGCGCGCCTCGACGATGATGCGGAAGAGATTGTTGGTGTTGAACATCGCCTGCGCGGTGGCGACCGGCACGAACACCAGTTCGTCGGTGTTCATGCCCAGGCCCTGGCCAGTCTTGTCGAGCACGCCGATCACGCGCAGGCGCCGATCGCCGACGCGCACGATGCGGCCGATCGCCGGCTCGCTGCCGAAGATCTCGGCGCGCAGCTTGGTGCCGAGGACGGCGACCGCCGAGGCGCGGCCGAGGTCCTCGCGCGGCAGAAAGCTGCCTTCGGCCATGCGGAAGGCACGGATGTCGACGTAGTCGCCGCTGGTGCCCACGACCATGGCCTCGCGCAGGCGTCCGCCGTACGCGATCTCGGAACTGCCGACCGCCAGCGGCGCCATGCGGGTGACCAGCGGGGCGCGCAGCAGTGCCTCCGCGTCGCGTACCGTCAGGTCGCGCGGCGTGCTCGTGATCAGGTTGCCAAGCCCCAGGCCGCCCGTGGCCGTGCGGCCGGGGAGCACGATCACGAGATTGCTGCCGAGGGCGGAGAATTCATTCACGACGTAACGCCGCGCGCCGTCTCCCAGTGCGGTGAGCACGACGACCGCCGCCACGCCGATCGACATTGCCAGCACCATCAACGCGGTGCGCAGCGGATAGCCGGTGGCGGCGCGCGTCGCGAAGCGCAGCGTGTCGGCGGGTGTCATCAGGCCTCCCGCCGGGCCGCCCCAAGGGAGGCCTGCGCCCCCTTGGGGGGCAGCGAGTAATGCGAGCATGGAAGTCGTTTCATCTCACGCGGGCGCGGGCTCGCGCACGTCCTGCAGCAGGCGCCCGTCCTCCATCAGCAGGCGCCGGCGGGCGCGTCCGCCCATGACGGGGTCGTGGGTGACGACGATCAGCGTCACGCCCGAAGCGTTCAGCTCTTCCAGCAGGTGCGTGACGTCCTGGCCAGTCGCGCGGTCGAGGTTGCCGGTCGGCTCGTCGGCGAGGATCACGGTGGGGCGCATGATCGTCGCGCGCGCGATCGCAACGCGCTGGCGCTGGCCGCCCGACAGTTCGTCCGGGCGATGGCCCGCGCGCGGTTCCAGGCCGAAGTCCTTCAGCGCCTGCGTCACGCGCGCATGGCGCTCGGTGGGCGGGATGCCGGCGAGCATCAGGGGCAGGGCGATGTTCTCGGCGGCGGTGAGGCGCGGCACGAGGTGGAAGCTCTGGAACACGAAGCCGATGCGCGTGCGGCGCACTTCGGCCTGTTCATCGGGCGAGAGCGTGGTGACGTCGCGCCCTTCGAGGCGGTAGGTGCCGGTGTTCGGGCGATCGAGCAGGCCCAGCAGGTTCAGCAGCGTCGACTTGCCCGAGCCAGAGGGGCCCATCACGGCGACGTATTCCCCGCGCTCGATCGACACGCTCAACTCGTGCAGCGCATGGACCTCGCTGTCGCCGAGCTTGAAGATGCGCTCGATGCCGGAGAGTTCGATCTGCGCCATCGCCGCCCTCAGCGCGAGGCCCCGGCCCCGTCTTCCGGCCGCACGCGCGCGCCGGCCTTCACCCCTTCGCGTTCCAGCGAGGCGACGATGCGCTCGCCCTCGGCGAGGCCTTCTAGCACCTCGGTGAACTCCCAGTTCGCGACGCCGGCCTTGATCAGGCGCTCCTCGAGCAGACCGTCGTCGGCACGGTAGAGCAGCACGCGATTGCCTTCGCGCAGCGTCGAGGTCGGCACGCGCAGCGTGTTCTCGCGCACGGCCAGCACGATCTCGGCGTCTGCGCTGTAGCCGACGAGCAGCCCCCTGGCGTCCTCGGGGTTCGCGAAGTCGATGTCGACCTCCACGGTGCGCGCCTGCTTCTCGACTGCCGTGATGTAGGGAGCGATGCGTTTCACGCGCGCCTCGAAGACCTTGCCCGGCAAGGCGTCGAGCGTCACGCGAGTCGGCTGGCCGGGGTGGATCTTGGGGGCATCGATCTCGTCCATCGGCGCCTTCACGTACAGGCAACTGTCGTCGATGAGGTCGATCGCGGGCGGCGTCGGGACGCCCGGGGGGGACGGCGTCGAGTATTCGCCCAGTTCCCCGGTGATCTTCGCGACGGTACCCGAGAAGGGCGCGATCAGTACCGTGCGCTGGCGGTCGGTCGAAGTCGCATTGATCTGGGCTTCGGCCGTGCGCGTGTCGGCTCGCGCGGTCTCACAGGCGGCGCGGCGCGCGCGCGCCTCGGTACGCGCCTGTTCGACGCGCGAGGCGGAGACGAACTTGCGCTCGAAGAGTCCTTCCTGGCGCGCGGCCTCGCGCTCGGCGTTGTCCGCCTGCGCACAGGCTTCCTGCACGCGTTTGCGTGCCGTCTCCAGTTGCGCGCGATTGACCGCGAGCCGCGCCTCCTGGTCTTCGTTCCACAGCCGCAGCAGCACCTGGCCCGCCTGCACGCGGTCGCCTTCCTTCACGCCGAGATAATCGATGCGTCCGCCGATGATGGTCGACAGCTTGGTGCGCTGGCAGGCCTCGATCTCGCCCGCGCGCGTGTTCGACAGGGTCGCCTCGACGGTGCCGCGCGCGACCTCGACGAGGCGTACGGGAATGGGCTTGGGGCGGGAGAGCCACCAGATGGCCCCGGCGGCGAGGGCGAGGACGACGAAGACGATCAGGCTGCGTCGGACGAGGGGCTTCATGAGGTTCCTGCGCGGTTTCCAAACGGCATGTCAGGGGCCGATGATCCGCCCTTCGCCGGATGTGCGCAACCGCGCAGGGAGAGCCGTCTCGTCAGCCCTTGGCCTTGGCCCACGAATCCTTCAGCGTCACGGTGCGGTTGAACACCGGCGCCTGGGGCCGCGAGTCGACACGGTCGGCGACGAAGTAGCCGTGGCGTTCGAACTGGAAGCGGTCCTCGGCTGCAGCCTCGCGCAGGGCAGGTTCGAGCCAAGCGGTGATGGTGCGCTTGGAGTCGTAGTTGAGGTCGTCGAGGAAGCTGCGCTCGAAGCCCTCGGGGTCGCCTTCTCGGCGGTTGCCGGGGTAGGGATGGGCGAACAGGCGGTCGTAGAGGCGGACCTCCGCTTCATACCCGTGGGCGACGGAGACCCAGTGCAGATTGCCCTTCACCTTGACACTATCGGCGCCCGGCGTGCCCGACTTGGTGTCCGGCAGGAATTCGCACAGCACGGCCGTCACCTTGCCATCCGCGTCCTTCTCGCAGCCGGTGCACTTCACGACGTAGCCGTAGCGCAGGCGCGCCATATTGCCCGGGTAGAGGCGATGGAAGCCCTTGGCCGGCGTCTCCATGAAGTCCTCGCGCTCGATCCACAGCTCGCGAGAGAAGGGCATCGTGCGCTTGCCCAGTTCGGGTTTGAGCGGGTGGTTCGGCGCCTCGCACAGTTCGCTCTGACCTTCGGGGTAGTTCGTGATCACGAGCTTCAGTGGGTCGAGGACGGCGACGCGGCGCTCGGCCGCCTCGTTGAGGTCCTCGCGCATGCATTCCTCGAGCACGCTGAAGTCGATCCAGGTATCGGATTTGGTGACGCCGATGCGTTCGGCGAAGAGGCGGAAGCCCTCGGCAGTGAAGCCGCGGCGGCGCGCGCCGACCAGTGTCGGCAGGCGGGGATCGTCCCAGCCCGACACGTAGTCTTCCTCGACGAGCTGGATCAGCTTGCGCTTCGAGAGCACGACGTAGGTCAGGTTGAGGCGGGCGAATTCGATCTGCTGCGGTAGCGGGCGGGGGAAGAAGCCGCCCTCGGCGAGCGCATCGAGCAGCCAGTCATAGAACGGACGCTGGTCCTCGAACTCCAGCGTGCAGATCGAGTGCGTGATGCCCTCGATCGCGTCCTCGATCGGATGGGCGAAGGTGTACATCGGGTAGATGCACCAGGTGTCGCCGGCGCGGTGATGGTGCGCCTTGCGGATGCGGTAGATCGCCGGATCGCGCAGGTTGATGTTGGGCGAGGCCATGTCGATCTTCGCCCGCAGAACATGCTCGCCGTCGGCGAACTCGCCCGCGCGCATGCGGCGGAAGAGGTCGAGGTTTTCCTCGACGCTGCGGCTGCGGTAGGGGCTCTCGCGTCCCGCCTCGGTCAGGGTGCCGCGGTAGGCGCGCATCTCCTCGGCAGAGAGCGATTCGACGTAGGCCTTGCCCGCCGAGATCAGGTACTCGGCGCACGCGTACATCCTGTCGAAATAGTCGGACGCGAAGTACAGGTGCTTGCCCCAGTCGAAGCCCAGCCAGCTCACCGCCTCGACGATGGAGTCGACGTACTCCTGCTCCTCCTTCTCCGGGTTCGTGTCGTCGAAGCGCAGGTGGCACACGCCGGCGTAGCTTTGCGCGAGACCGAAGTTCAGGCAGATCGACTTCGCATGACCGTAGTGCAGGTAGCCGTTGGGCTCGGGCGGGAAGCGGGTCTCGACCCGTCCGCCCCATTTGCCGCTCCGGATGTCCTCGTCGATGATGTTGCGGATGAAATTGCTCGCCGGTGCGGCAGCGGCGGCACCGGATTTCGGAGTGTCGGACACGGGGAGAAGCCTCGATTCTAAGGGCGAAAATTTCAGGAATCCGCGATTTTAGCGCGTCGGCGCCCGGAATGAGCCCCCGGCACCGGTTGGGGCATCGGCGGCGGGCCTTGCTGGGCTAGAATTCCATCCGATTGCCATTCACTGGACGACCCATGCATTACAGCC
This genomic interval carries:
- a CDS encoding NADP-dependent malic enzyme; protein product: MDELIRAAALDYHRYPRPGKISVTPTKVLSNQRDLSLAYSPGVAAACDAIVEEPAEAATLTARSNLIGVVTNGTAVLGLGNIGPLAAKPVMEGKGVLFKKFAGIDVFDLEIAENDPDKLIDMIAALEPTFGGINLEDIKAPECFYIESRLRERMKIPVFHDDQHGTAIVVGAAILNGLHLLGKDLKKVKLVTSGAGAAALACLGLLEKLGIPVENIWVTDLEGVVYEGRTALMDPIKARYAKKTEARKLAEVIEGADVFLGLSAGGVLKPEMVAKMAAKPMILALANPTPEILPELVKEVRDDAIIATGRSDYPNQVNNVLCFPFIFRGALDVGATTITDEMQLAAVKAIAELARAEQSDIVAAAYGEKVSGFGPEYIIPRPFDPRLIVKIAPAVAEAGMTSGVATRPIADWDAYRSQLNNFVWHSGLIMKPVFAAARGQNQRIIFAEGESERVLRAVQTVADEGLARPILIGRPDVVNANIERFGLRMRADQDFELVNPDSDPRFKELWTYYHGLMERQGVSIEYAKKEVRRRTTLIGALLLKFGYGDGLICGTYGMHRLHLDFIEKVIGRREGVRHCYALNVVNLPERTLFLADTYINYDPSPEQIVEMTLLAAEEMSRFGITPKVALLSHSSFGSADSPTAEKMRTALRLLHERHPELEVEGEMHGDAALDAELRLRIFPNSRMRDAANLLIFPTLDAANIAFNLLKTAAGEGMTVGPILLGAARPVHILTPSATVRRIVNMTALTAVEAAQRQI
- a CDS encoding patatin-like phospholipase family protein gives rise to the protein MAEGKAALVLTGGGARAAYQVGVLSAIREIRGRQAGNPFPILCGTSAGGINAVALAVFSSDFTRAVRMLVRIWRQFHVDHVYRSDAAALLATGLRWASALTLGWAVRQTPHSLLDNSPLRSLLAEVLDFSAIGRSIEQGHLHAVSVAASGYSSGESLTFFDAAPEVQAWRRMQRLGVRTSIGVDHLLATSAIPFVFPPVRINREWFGDGSMRQLAPVSPAIHLGADRILVIGSGRLAEEGRQRSEGYPSLAQIAGHALSSIFLDSLSVDLERLQRINITAGAMSPEQRAAAGINLRPIETLVISPSQRLDAIAGRNRESLPLALRTVLRGIGAMRRDGSTLLSYLLFEPSFTQALIELGYKDTMDRRGEVAAFLRV
- the pbpG gene encoding D-alanyl-D-alanine endopeptidase, producing MKFRNLAIAMVSLAMVQAGWTLPASAATRADGSGSTGTVSKSVKKSAKRAVSAPAKKTVKKRVSRKAVARQEARRVKVSLRRDAVIPEAAIDSAPLQLDAAGLPHLRSSAFLVMNQNTGHVILERKSDSVLPIASITKLMTAMVVLDAGQSLSEEITISEGDIDTLKGTGSRLSLGTRLTREEMLHLALMSSENRAASALARHYPGGEAAFIAAMNVKARMIGLTETHFADPTGLTPENVSSPHDLARMVSAASTYPLIREFSTTSERYVQIGSRTHRFGNTNSLVRNPDWEIGVQKTGYIREAGRCLVMQAWLMKQPVIIVLMDSDGRYSRTADAVRIKKWLEAAGPQRVATAAGKENI
- a CDS encoding IclR family transcriptional regulator — its product is MMKLLDVLAHHPDPAALKQIAQETGLHPSTAHRILSAMAQSGFVERGEGGTYRLGIRLLELGSLVKSRISLRETAMPAMLKLHAATGESVNLGIRAGDDIVYVERTSSGRSAVRVVHIVGARAPLHTTATGKLFLVEDGSERVREYARRTGLPGSTPASITEIGMLEKELDKVRRHGVAFDLEEVEIGVRCIAAGVRDDSGELIAGLSVSTPSERFSPDRAPLVREAADEISRALGYVRRSAR
- a CDS encoding pseudouridine synthase yields the protein MKRSKEAGTPGDVPAQEDAADAPRRTLGVKRQGDAPAVEGPRRAGVRARFQPGYAKTVAATRAPAGEGQGKARGGKAGRPPEAERAEGAGRGRKPERPKAAGVTDIERRPRRDGDQPRTPAADERKTRKPVAPTDRAPVGRREERPAAARPAVRAEAPATAAAEGVRLSKVMAERGLCSRREADEFIERGWVLVDGLCVSELGTRIDPNAEITLASQASRRQSQRVTILLHKPVGYVSGQPEPGYEPAVSLIGAANQFDRDTAQPFDFAHLKGLAPAGRLDIDSTGLLVLTQDGRIARQLIGDDSEVDKEYLVRVEGELDDRGLALLNHGLELDGRKLRRAKVEWINEDQLRFVLREGRKRQIRRMCELVGLKVVGLKRIRIGRVRLGDLPLGQWRFLHEDERF